The following coding sequences lie in one Rutidosis leptorrhynchoides isolate AG116_Rl617_1_P2 chromosome 4, CSIRO_AGI_Rlap_v1, whole genome shotgun sequence genomic window:
- the LOC139839485 gene encoding nucleosome assembly protein 1;2-like, protein MTSNNNNKEPLDVSDLGASLPAAAAALSAGDRVGLVNALKNKLQSMVGEHSDFLENLTPAVRKRVDVLRDIQSEHDVLEAKFFEERAALEARYQKLYEPLYSKRYDIVNGVVEVDGVKDEDAMDQTDDKAKEEKGVPSFWLTAMKTNEILAEEITERDEEALKYLKDIKWCRIDDPKGFKLEFFFDTNPCFKNTILTKVYHMIEDDDPILEKAIGTEIEWLPGKCLTQKILKKKPKKGSKNAKPIIKTEKCDSFFNFFSPPQVPEDEEDINEELAEELQNQMEQDYDIGSTIRDKIIPHAVSWFTGEAAQDDEFEGIDAEDDEDEDAEDDDDEDDDEDEEEEDDEEEDDAKNKKKKGGMTHGNGDQSERPPECKQQ, encoded by the exons ATGactagcaacaacaacaacaaagaaccGCTCGACGTCTCCGATTTAGGTGCATCTCTACCAGCCGCAGC TGCAGCTCTTAGTGCTGGGGACCGTGTTGGCCTTGTAAATGCACTGAAG AATAAACTTCAAAGTATGGTGGGAGAGCACTCAGACTTTCTTGAGAATTTGACGCCAGCAGTCCGGAAGAGAGTGGATGTTTTGAGAGACATTCAG AGTGAACATGATGTACTAGAGGCAAAGTTTTTTGAAGAAAGAGCAGCACTAGAAGCAAGATACCAGAAACTATATGAACCATTGTATTCAAAG AGATATGATATAGTGAATGGTGTTGTTGAGGTTGATGGTGTAAAGGACGAAGATGCAATGGATCAGACAGATGATAAAGCTAAAGAAG AAAAGGGTGTGCCTAGCTTTTGGCTAACTGCAATGAAAACTAATGAAATTTTAGCAGAAGAG ATCACAGAACGAGATGAAGAAGCTCTAAAGTACTTAAAGGATATCAAGTGGTGTCGTATTGATGATCCAAAGGGTTTTAAGCTTGAATTCTTTTTTGATACCAATCCATGTTTTAAGAACACCATTCTGACTAAAGTATATCATATGATCGAGGACGATGACCCTATACTAGAGAAAGCAATAGG GACAGAAATTGAATGGTTACCTGGGAAATGTTTGACACAGAAAATTCTTAAAAAGAAGCCAAAGAAGGGATCAAAGAATGCTAAACCCATCATAAAGACTGAGAAATGTGACAGTTTTTTCAACTTTTTTAGCCCCCCACAAGTGCCCGAGGATGAGGAGGATATTAATGAAGAGCTG GCTGAAGAGCTTCAAAACCAGATGGAACAAGACTATGATATTGG TTCAACAATACGAGACAAAATTATTCCTCATGCTGTTTCTTGGTTCACGGGCGAGGCTGCTCAAGATGATGAGTTTGAAGGTATTGATGCCGAGGATGATGAAGATGAGGAtgctgaggatgatgatgatgaagacgatGATGAGGATGAGGAAgaggaagatgatgaggaagaagatgatgCGAAGAACAAAAAGAAG AAGGGCGGCATGACACATGGCAACGGTGATCAGAGTGAGCGACCTCCCGAGTGCAAGCAACAGTAG